In Devosia sp. XK-2, one DNA window encodes the following:
- a CDS encoding lytic murein transglycosylase codes for MLYRLMAAMWLALVAPTLAQPAESFDTFLRAMRSEAVAAGVNEAFYDTIISGLTPDPRVPDLVETQPEFTTPVWDYLDGRISSGRIARGKAALARHADLFAKTGQAYGVDPYVLGAIWGMETDYGAVLSNDSLIRPIVRSLATVAWQRRSRFAEDKADFIAALKLAVANGGVSPLGSWAGAIGHLQVNPSNVLAHGTDGDGDGRVDLHNSLSDALATSAVYLRRLGYQPGLDWGFEVEVPDGFDYLLATREQLRPVSFFAERGISRVAGRQFSDLSTPAFLYVPAGKEGPKFLMTGNYLVLKGYNFSDSYAMAVAHLTDRLKGSGPFLTPWPRDTQFPNLVQRQAIQQALKRLGYYDGVVDGRIGPITQAAYARFQAANGMVADGFVTRAAYEALNAAIR; via the coding sequence ATGCTCTACCGGCTGATGGCTGCGATGTGGCTGGCGCTGGTGGCGCCCACCCTGGCGCAGCCGGCGGAGAGCTTTGACACCTTCCTGCGCGCCATGCGCAGCGAGGCGGTGGCGGCCGGTGTCAACGAAGCTTTCTATGACACCATAATATCGGGATTGACGCCGGATCCGCGTGTGCCGGACCTGGTGGAAACCCAGCCCGAATTCACCACGCCGGTCTGGGATTATCTGGACGGGCGGATCTCATCGGGCCGCATCGCGCGCGGCAAGGCCGCTCTTGCGCGTCATGCCGACCTCTTTGCCAAGACGGGGCAGGCCTATGGCGTGGACCCCTATGTGCTGGGCGCCATCTGGGGCATGGAAACCGACTATGGTGCCGTGCTGTCCAATGACAGCCTGATCCGCCCGATCGTGCGGTCGCTGGCCACTGTCGCCTGGCAACGGCGCAGCCGCTTTGCCGAGGACAAGGCCGATTTCATTGCCGCCCTGAAACTGGCAGTGGCCAATGGCGGGGTTTCACCCCTTGGCTCCTGGGCCGGCGCCATCGGGCATTTGCAGGTCAATCCATCCAATGTACTGGCCCATGGCACGGATGGGGATGGCGATGGACGCGTGGACCTCCATAATTCCCTGTCCGATGCCCTGGCCACCAGCGCCGTTTATCTCCGACGCCTGGGTTATCAACCGGGGCTCGACTGGGGATTTGAGGTCGAGGTGCCGGATGGCTTTGACTATCTCCTGGCCACGCGCGAGCAATTGCGGCCTGTGTCCTTCTTCGCCGAGCGCGGCATTAGCCGGGTCGCCGGGCGGCAATTTTCCGACCTCTCCACGCCGGCCTTTCTCTATGTTCCGGCCGGCAAAGAAGGTCCCAAATTCCTGATGACCGGCAATTACCTGGTCCTTAAGGGCTATAATTTCTCCGACAGTTACGCCATGGCCGTGGCCCATCTGACGGACCGGCTCAAAGGCAGTGGCCCCTTCCTCACGCCCTGGCCGCGCGATACGCAATTCCCCAATCTGGTCCAGCGCCAGGCCATACAGCAGGCGCTCAAACGCCTTGGCTATTATGATGGGGTGGTCGATGGCCGCATCGGGCCGATCACCCAGGCCGCCTATGCCCGCTTTCAGGCCGCAAATGGCATGGTGGCCGATGGCTTTGTGACCCGCGCGGCCTACGAGGCCCTCAATGCGGCCATACGGTAA
- a CDS encoding NfeD family protein: protein MQIVNFLIENGPWSWIVAGLVLLALELVLPGGFLLWMGIAGILTGILTLFQPLAWPVQWLIFGVLSLVSILIWLRLTRNRSSQTDRPLLNQRTDHFIGQEAVLDQPIVDGFGRLTLGDTKWRISGPDLPAGQRVRIVGADGAVLRIEPV from the coding sequence ATGCAGATCGTCAATTTCCTTATCGAGAACGGTCCCTGGAGCTGGATCGTGGCCGGGCTGGTGCTACTGGCGCTTGAGCTGGTCCTGCCCGGCGGGTTCCTGCTCTGGATGGGCATTGCCGGCATCCTGACCGGCATTCTCACCCTGTTCCAGCCGCTGGCCTGGCCCGTGCAATGGCTGATTTTTGGCGTGCTCTCGCTGGTCTCGATCCTGATCTGGTTGCGCCTGACCCGCAACCGCTCGTCCCAGACCGACCGGCCTCTGCTCAATCAGCGCACCGATCATTTCATCGGCCAGGAAGCGGTGCTCGACCAGCCGATCGTGGACGGCTTCGGCCGCTTGACGCTGGGTGATACCAAATGGCGCATCAGCGGGCCGGACCTGCCTGCCGGGCAGCGTGTGCGCATTGTCGGCGCCGATGGGGCGGTGCTGCGGATCGAGCCGGTATAG
- a CDS encoding NUDIX domain-containing protein, whose protein sequence is MKHRISAGVLALRDDHILLVRHYRPGIHDFWAGPGGGAEGSEELHEAAEREAFEEAGVRVRARAMAYIDELIDPSARMVKFWFLADYVSGDIDVSANPAEGEAISEAGWFARHALPEGHVFPEILRDRFWDELRTGFPSPIKLPLRQSIF, encoded by the coding sequence ATGAAACACCGCATTTCCGCTGGCGTTCTCGCCTTGCGGGACGATCATATTCTGCTGGTTCGGCACTATCGCCCGGGCATCCATGACTTCTGGGCCGGCCCTGGCGGCGGCGCCGAAGGCAGCGAAGAGCTGCATGAAGCCGCGGAACGAGAGGCTTTCGAGGAGGCCGGCGTCAGGGTCAGGGCACGGGCCATGGCCTATATCGATGAGCTGATCGACCCCTCCGCGCGCATGGTGAAATTCTGGTTCCTGGCCGATTACGTCTCTGGTGACATCGACGTCTCGGCCAATCCCGCCGAAGGCGAAGCGATCAGCGAGGCCGGCTGGTTTGCCCGCCACGCCCTGCCCGAAGGCCATGTTTTCCCCGAGATCCTGCGCGACCGTTTCTGGGACGAATTGCGGACCGGCTTTCCCAGCCCGATCAAACTGCCCTTGCGCCAGTCGATCTTTTGA
- a CDS encoding SPFH domain-containing protein, which translates to MGIFNDLGLDGLSVTLIGLGILLVLVLFAGAKTVPQGYNFTIERFGKYTRTLKPGLNLIVPFIDTIGKKMNVMEQVLDVPHQEVITRDNATVTANGVTFYQILDAASAAYEVTNLENAILNLTMTNIRSVMGSMDLDSLLSNRDEINDRVLRVVDAAVSPWGVKITRIEIKDIDPPKDLVESMGRQMKAEREKRATILEAEGRRQAAILKAEGEKQAQVLEAEGRREAAFRDAEARERAAEAEAKATQLVSEAIAAGNVQAINYFVANNYIKALEKVATSPNQKLLMLPVEASSVIGAIGGIAEIARETFGADRPVQPRASGRPPNSTNPGQG; encoded by the coding sequence ATGGGTATTTTCAACGATCTGGGGCTCGATGGGTTGAGTGTGACCCTGATCGGGCTGGGTATCCTGCTTGTGCTGGTGCTGTTTGCAGGCGCCAAGACCGTGCCGCAGGGCTATAATTTCACCATTGAGCGGTTCGGCAAATATACCCGTACGCTCAAGCCCGGCCTCAACCTGATCGTGCCCTTCATCGATACGATCGGCAAGAAGATGAATGTGATGGAGCAGGTGCTGGACGTGCCGCACCAGGAGGTCATCACGCGGGACAATGCCACGGTCACGGCCAATGGCGTCACCTTCTACCAAATCCTGGATGCCGCCTCGGCGGCCTATGAGGTGACCAATCTCGAAAATGCCATTCTCAACCTCACCATGACCAATATCCGTTCGGTCATGGGCTCGATGGATCTCGATTCGCTATTGTCCAATCGCGACGAGATCAATGACCGGGTCCTGCGCGTGGTCGATGCCGCCGTATCGCCCTGGGGTGTCAAAATCACCCGCATCGAGATCAAGGATATCGATCCGCCCAAGGATCTGGTGGAATCGATGGGCCGGCAGATGAAGGCGGAACGCGAAAAGCGTGCCACCATTCTGGAAGCCGAGGGCCGGCGGCAGGCCGCCATTCTCAAGGCCGAGGGGGAAAAGCAGGCCCAGGTGCTCGAAGCCGAAGGCCGCCGCGAGGCCGCTTTCCGCGATGCCGAGGCCCGGGAACGCGCGGCGGAAGCCGAGGCCAAGGCGACCCAATTGGTGTCCGAGGCCATTGCCGCGGGCAATGTGCAGGCAATCAATTATTTCGTGGCCAATAATTACATCAAGGCGCTGGAGAAGGTGGCCACCTCGCCCAATCAGAAGCTGCTGATGCTGCCCGTCGAGGCCTCCAGCGTCATCGGGGCTATTGGCGGCATTGCCGAAATTGCCAGGGAGACCTTCGGCGCGGACAGGCCTGTGCAACCGCGCGCGTCCGGCCGCCCGCCCAATAGCACAAATCCCGGCCAGGGCTGA
- a CDS encoding GH25 family lysozyme has protein sequence MALSLSRSVSAAFRGAVLGLAVAALAACGSMGGLYSAIPGDNRPHAGVDRARGMPIQGIDVARYQENVDFARARAGGTHFVFMKATEGKDYVDPNFRANWERARDAGMPRGAYHFMTWCSLASEQAAWFTQNVPYDPSALPPVLDLEWNNHSSCKTKPNKADALEKIRLMLDVMERHTGKLPIIYTDMTFHRDILAGEYFPNAFWLRSTAAEPHERYDNRPWTFWQYTQTGIVPGVRGEVDRNVFYGSTEDWLMFLYTGCDPRAVAALQASGRCLPAK, from the coding sequence ATGGCCCTGTCCCTGTCCCGCTCCGTCTCCGCCGCCTTTCGCGGCGCCGTTCTGGGCCTTGCCGTGGCGGCCCTGGCCGCCTGTGGCAGCATGGGCGGGCTTTATAGTGCCATTCCGGGCGACAATCGCCCGCATGCCGGCGTCGACCGGGCGCGCGGCATGCCCATCCAGGGGATCGACGTGGCGCGATATCAGGAAAATGTCGATTTTGCCCGCGCCCGGGCCGGGGGCACGCATTTCGTCTTCATGAAGGCCACCGAAGGCAAGGATTATGTCGATCCCAATTTCCGCGCCAATTGGGAACGCGCCCGTGATGCCGGCATGCCGCGGGGCGCCTATCACTTCATGACCTGGTGTTCGCTGGCTTCCGAACAGGCGGCCTGGTTCACCCAGAACGTGCCCTATGATCCGAGCGCCCTGCCACCGGTGCTGGATCTGGAATGGAACAACCATTCGAGCTGCAAGACCAAGCCCAACAAGGCCGATGCGCTCGAAAAAATCCGGCTGATGCTCGATGTGATGGAGCGCCATACCGGCAAGCTGCCCATCATTTATACCGATATGACTTTCCACCGCGATATTCTGGCGGGCGAATATTTCCCCAATGCCTTCTGGCTGCGCTCGACCGCCGCCGAGCCGCATGAGCGCTATGACAATCGGCCCTGGACCTTCTGGCAATATACCCAGACCGGCATCGTGCCTGGCGTACGCGGCGAGGTGGATCGCAACGTGTTCTATGGCTCGACCGAGGACTGGCTGATGTTCCTCTATACCGGCTGCGATCCGCGCGCCGTGGCGGCCCTGCAGGCCAGCGGCCGGTGCCTGCCGGCCAAATAG
- a CDS encoding YifB family Mg chelatase-like AAA ATPase produces MVTRVTTVAFQGIEAVPVDVQAQIAPGFPALVLVGLPDKAVRESGERVRAALTASGLGLPPKRITINLAPADLPKEGSHYDLPIALALMGALGAIPQDALEGYVALGELGLDGRLAHVGGVLPAAMAASAKGLGIICPQPSGSEAAWAGEEIDIIAAESLIGLANHLTGHQLQARPQPARQLAAPGDLPDLIDVRGQAVARRALEVAAAGGHNMLMVGPPGAGKSMLAARLPSILPPLSPRELLDISMIQSIAGELAGGALSDRRPFRAPHHSASMAALVGGGLKVRPGEASLAHNGVLFLDELPEFAPNVLDSLRQPLESGETVIARANARVAYPSRFQLIAAMNPCKCGMAGTPGHSCKRGPACAGDYQARVSGPFLDRIDIRIDVPAVSAADMIAPAAPAESSAKVAQRVAAARERQRQRYAQAGHGQVLTNAAAPAALIEKLVEPDRESQSLLLQAAERFSLSARAYHRVLKVARTLADLSASDKVSRPHIAEALSYRLNFGAS; encoded by the coding sequence ATGGTCACCCGCGTAACGACTGTGGCGTTTCAGGGCATTGAGGCCGTGCCGGTCGACGTGCAGGCGCAGATTGCGCCGGGTTTTCCGGCCTTGGTGCTGGTCGGCTTGCCCGACAAGGCAGTGCGCGAAAGCGGCGAACGGGTGCGCGCCGCGCTGACTGCCTCAGGCCTCGGGCTTCCGCCCAAACGCATTACCATCAATCTGGCGCCGGCCGACCTGCCCAAGGAAGGCAGCCACTATGATCTGCCCATCGCCCTAGCGCTGATGGGGGCACTGGGTGCCATTCCGCAGGACGCGCTCGAGGGCTATGTGGCCTTGGGCGAATTGGGACTGGACGGACGCCTGGCCCATGTCGGGGGCGTTCTGCCCGCGGCCATGGCGGCAAGCGCCAAGGGCCTGGGGATCATCTGTCCCCAACCCTCCGGCTCGGAGGCCGCCTGGGCCGGGGAAGAGATCGACATTATCGCGGCCGAAAGCCTGATTGGCCTCGCCAATCATCTGACCGGTCATCAATTGCAGGCCCGGCCGCAACCGGCCCGGCAATTGGCCGCGCCCGGAGACCTGCCCGACCTGATCGATGTCCGCGGCCAGGCGGTGGCGCGGCGCGCGCTGGAGGTGGCTGCCGCCGGTGGCCACAATATGCTGATGGTCGGGCCGCCCGGCGCAGGCAAATCCATGCTGGCGGCGCGCCTGCCCTCCATCCTGCCGCCGCTTTCGCCGCGCGAATTGCTCGACATCTCCATGATCCAGTCCATTGCCGGCGAATTGGCCGGCGGCGCGCTTTCCGATCGGCGCCCGTTCCGTGCGCCGCACCATTCGGCCTCCATGGCAGCCCTGGTGGGCGGCGGCCTCAAAGTGCGGCCGGGCGAGGCGAGCCTGGCCCATAATGGCGTGCTCTTTCTCGACGAATTGCCCGAATTTGCGCCCAATGTGCTCGATAGCCTGCGCCAGCCGCTCGAAAGCGGCGAGACGGTGATCGCCCGCGCCAATGCGCGGGTTGCCTATCCCTCGAGGTTCCAGCTGATCGCTGCGATGAATCCGTGCAAATGCGGCATGGCCGGCACGCCGGGCCATAGTTGCAAGCGCGGCCCGGCCTGCGCCGGGGATTATCAGGCGCGGGTCTCAGGACCGTTTCTGGATCGTATCGATATCCGCATCGATGTGCCCGCGGTCAGCGCTGCCGATATGATCGCGCCCGCAGCCCCGGCGGAAAGTTCGGCCAAGGTCGCACAACGCGTCGCGGCGGCGCGCGAGCGGCAGCGCCAGCGCTATGCCCAGGCCGGTCACGGCCAGGTCCTGACCAATGCAGCCGCACCCGCGGCCCTCATTGAAAAGCTGGTCGAGCCGGATCGGGAAAGCCAATCCCTGCTCTTGCAGGCCGCCGAACGCTTCAGCCTTTCGGCCCGCGCCTATCATCGCGTGCTCAAAGTGGCGCGCACTCTTGCCGATCTCTCCGCCTCCGATAAGGTTAGCCGGCCCCACATTGCCGAAGCGCTGAGCTATAGGCTCAATTTCGGTGCCAGCTAA
- the cfa gene encoding cyclopropane fatty acyl phospholipid synthase, producing MSRSAKRFVLDQLDRAGITVGPTPPADVAIHDERLFARLLRDGTLGLGESYMDGWWDAEPLDGVLFKLASARIQDAFPRDLPLIASALRARLLNPQRLRPREVGEKHYDIGNDLYAAMLDRRMIYSCGYWAEADDLDAAQEAKLDLICRKIGLEKGMRVLDIGSGWGGFLQFAAQNCGISGLGVTISQAQAALANERNQGLPIETRLTDYMTLEGQFDRVVSIGMFEHVGYKNYRAFFSKVRTLLKPDGLCLLHTIGGNQSATHGDPWSEKYIFPNGMLPSIAQIGQAMENLFVMEDWHNFGADYERTLLAWRDNFDAAWPTLSARYDARFRRMWRYYLSVFAALFRARQTNLWQIVLSPNGVPGGYRRVT from the coding sequence ATGTCTCGCTCTGCCAAGCGCTTTGTGCTGGACCAGCTCGACCGGGCTGGAATTACTGTCGGGCCCACGCCCCCGGCAGATGTTGCCATTCACGACGAACGGCTTTTTGCCCGCCTCTTGCGCGATGGCACGCTGGGCCTGGGTGAAAGCTATATGGATGGCTGGTGGGATGCCGAGCCGCTGGACGGCGTGCTGTTCAAGCTCGCCTCGGCCCGGATACAGGATGCCTTTCCGCGGGACCTGCCGCTGATTGCCAGCGCCTTGCGGGCCCGCTTGCTCAATCCGCAGCGTCTGCGTCCGCGTGAGGTGGGCGAGAAACACTATGATATCGGCAACGACCTTTATGCCGCCATGCTGGACCGGCGCATGATCTATTCATGCGGTTATTGGGCGGAGGCCGATGATCTGGATGCGGCGCAGGAGGCCAAGCTTGACCTCATCTGCCGCAAGATCGGCCTTGAGAAGGGCATGCGGGTGCTCGATATCGGCTCGGGCTGGGGCGGCTTTCTGCAATTTGCCGCGCAGAACTGCGGCATTTCGGGGCTGGGTGTCACCATCAGCCAGGCGCAGGCGGCGCTGGCCAATGAGCGAAACCAGGGCCTGCCGATCGAAACCCGACTGACCGATTATATGACGCTCGAGGGCCAATTCGACCGCGTGGTCTCGATCGGCATGTTCGAACATGTCGGCTATAAGAATTACCGCGCCTTTTTCAGCAAGGTCCGCACCTTGCTCAAGCCGGACGGGCTTTGCCTATTGCATACGATCGGCGGCAACCAATCGGCCACCCACGGAGATCCCTGGTCGGAAAAGTATATTTTCCCCAATGGCATGCTGCCCTCCATCGCCCAGATCGGACAGGCCATGGAGAACCTCTTCGTCATGGAGGACTGGCACAATTTCGGTGCCGATTACGAGCGGACGCTCCTGGCCTGGCGCGACAATTTCGACGCTGCCTGGCCGACGCTTTCGGCGCGTTATGACGCACGCTTTCGCCGCATGTGGCGCTATTATCTGTCGGTCTTTGCGGCCCTGTTCCGCGCCCGGCAGACTAATTTGTGGCAGATCGTTCTCTCGCCAAACGGCGTGCCGGGTGGTTATCGTCGCGTCACCTGA
- a CDS encoding outer membrane beta-barrel protein, translating to MARQYLTVLSVLLANMALGTAACADPLIVDANALTEDRLTPGLYPAAPVPEGFDVPAEPGHPPLEIDWSIGLKGSYTHTNTGDRFVTTLTPQISATHQGVRTDWSTSGRAELARDTDGTLGVTGLNLDLETTTHLDRDTSLTGSAKLDLSRDLPSTPGLDPVVTEPPLVVTGTLGGGIERQFGRFNLGLDGTIARTVYGPTTRTDTGVTDNSGRNVWEGDAKLRLGLQATPIFEVFGEASLGRDWFDQASGGIKPDANSSALRAGLAGNWNGLLSASASIGVGRHDFDDAGLNDITTQLYDASVTFTPDPTLNLTAKLTTTVEPTGADSAGTARVAHTATANADYTVNSWLRLRASADWGRSWLEGSSETETRHGAGLGADYKLSAHTAISADYAYAHRDNSVSGVLDSHTVSLGVTVRR from the coding sequence GTGGCCCGGCAATATCTGACAGTGCTGAGCGTGTTGCTGGCCAATATGGCACTGGGCACGGCTGCTTGTGCCGACCCACTCATCGTTGACGCAAACGCATTGACCGAGGACCGGCTGACGCCGGGCCTTTATCCCGCCGCACCGGTTCCCGAAGGGTTTGACGTTCCGGCAGAGCCGGGGCATCCGCCTTTGGAGATTGACTGGTCCATCGGGCTTAAAGGCAGCTATACCCATACCAATACCGGGGATCGTTTCGTCACCACGCTGACCCCACAGATTTCCGCCACCCATCAGGGTGTGCGGACGGACTGGTCCACATCGGGCCGGGCGGAGCTCGCCCGCGACACTGACGGCACTTTGGGCGTTACCGGTCTCAATCTCGACCTTGAAACGACGACGCATCTGGACCGCGACACCAGCCTCACCGGATCGGCCAAACTCGATTTGTCGCGCGACCTCCCCTCGACGCCCGGGCTCGACCCGGTCGTGACCGAGCCGCCTCTGGTGGTTACCGGCACTTTGGGCGGTGGGATCGAGCGCCAATTCGGGCGCTTCAATCTGGGCCTTGATGGCACGATCGCCCGCACGGTCTATGGACCCACCACCCGCACCGATACCGGGGTCACCGACAATAGCGGCCGCAATGTCTGGGAGGGCGATGCCAAGCTACGGCTGGGCCTGCAGGCGACGCCCATTTTCGAGGTCTTCGGGGAGGCGAGCCTGGGCCGCGACTGGTTCGACCAGGCCTCGGGCGGCATCAAACCCGATGCCAATAGCAGCGCGCTGCGCGCCGGCCTTGCCGGCAACTGGAACGGCCTGTTGTCCGCCAGCGCCTCGATCGGTGTCGGGCGGCATGATTTCGACGATGCAGGCCTTAATGACATCACCACCCAGCTCTATGATGCCAGCGTGACCTTCACGCCCGATCCGACGCTCAATCTCACCGCCAAGCTGACCACGACAGTGGAACCCACGGGTGCGGACAGCGCTGGCACAGCGCGTGTGGCGCACACCGCGACGGCCAATGCGGATTATACCGTCAATTCCTGGCTGCGCCTGCGCGCGTCGGCCGATTGGGGCCGGTCCTGGCTGGAGGGCAGCAGCGAAACCGAAACGCGGCATGGGGCTGGGCTGGGCGCTGATTACAAGCTCAGCGCCCACACCGCTATTTCCGCCGATTACGCTTATGCACACCGCGACAATTCTGTCAGCGGCGTGCTGGACAGCCACACGGTCAGCCTGGGCGTCACCGTGCGGCGCTGA
- the galU gene encoding UTP--glucose-1-phosphate uridylyltransferase GalU, with protein sequence MSKRVRTAVFPVAGLGTRFLPATKAMPKEMLTVVDRPLIQYAVDEAREAGIEHFVFVTGRNKAVIEDHFDRQFELEATLESRGKTQALEELQKDLPSAGRTSFTRQQEPLGLGHAVWCARDIVGDQPFALLLPDMIFKAKPGVLKQMMDAYEERPGNIIGVEECAWEDVSSYGVVVRGDGPDQGFAINGMVEKPKREDAPSNLFISGRYILQPEIFTLLAEQTRGAGGEIQLTDAMQTLMGQQPFTGVKYEGKVYDCGSKLGFLTANVVFALDRPDIRPGFIDELKKLDLEDQL encoded by the coding sequence GTGTCCAAACGTGTCCGTACAGCCGTGTTTCCAGTCGCCGGGCTGGGAACCCGTTTTCTGCCTGCGACCAAGGCCATGCCCAAGGAAATGCTGACCGTGGTGGATCGTCCCCTGATCCAATATGCGGTCGATGAAGCCCGCGAGGCCGGTATCGAGCATTTCGTTTTTGTCACCGGCCGCAACAAGGCGGTGATCGAGGATCATTTCGACCGTCAGTTCGAACTCGAAGCGACGCTGGAAAGCCGAGGCAAGACCCAGGCACTCGAGGAATTGCAGAAGGACCTGCCCTCGGCCGGCCGCACCAGCTTTACCCGCCAGCAGGAACCGCTTGGCCTCGGCCATGCCGTATGGTGCGCGCGCGACATTGTCGGCGACCAGCCCTTTGCCCTGCTTTTGCCGGACATGATCTTCAAGGCAAAACCCGGCGTGCTTAAGCAGATGATGGACGCCTACGAAGAGCGTCCTGGCAATATTATCGGCGTTGAGGAATGCGCCTGGGAGGATGTGTCATCCTATGGCGTGGTAGTGCGCGGCGACGGCCCCGACCAGGGCTTTGCCATCAATGGCATGGTGGAAAAGCCCAAGCGTGAGGATGCGCCCTCGAACCTGTTCATCTCGGGCCGCTATATCCTGCAGCCCGAAATATTCACCCTCCTGGCCGAACAGACCCGCGGTGCCGGCGGCGAAATCCAGTTGACCGACGCCATGCAGACCCTGATGGGCCAACAGCCTTTCACCGGCGTCAAATATGAGGGCAAGGTCTATGATTGCGGCTCGAAACTGGGCTTCCTGACCGCCAATGTGGTCTTTGCCCTGGATCGTCCCGATATCCGCCCCGGCTTCATCGACGAGCTGAAAAAGCTCGATCTCGAAGACCAGCTGTAG
- the galE gene encoding UDP-glucose 4-epimerase GalE: MTVLVTGGAGYIGSHMVLNLADAGEKVVVLDNLVTGFDWAIDGRAIFETGNAGDIERVLGLIEKHNISEIIHFAGSIVVPESVTNPLKYYANNTATSRNLIEAAVKGGVKHFIFSSTAAVYGMTGLAPVVEDTPLNPMSPYGRSKLMTEWMLADVAAAHDITYGVLRYFNVAGADPGKRSGQSTPEATHLIKVACQTALGQRQKMDIFGTDYETPDGTCVRDYIHVTDLIAAHALLLKHLRGGGESTTLNCAYGRGYSVREVVDTVRKVSGVDFRADEGPRRAGDPASITATGEKVRQMLGWVPQHDDLEEIVDTAFNWERHLMTRNR, encoded by the coding sequence ATGACAGTCTTGGTTACCGGGGGCGCCGGCTATATCGGCAGCCATATGGTGCTCAATCTGGCCGATGCGGGTGAAAAAGTCGTGGTGCTGGACAATCTGGTGACCGGCTTCGACTGGGCCATCGATGGCCGCGCCATTTTCGAAACCGGCAATGCCGGCGATATAGAGCGTGTGCTGGGGCTGATCGAAAAGCACAATATCAGCGAAATCATCCATTTCGCCGGCTCTATCGTGGTGCCCGAATCGGTGACCAATCCGCTCAAATATTACGCCAACAATACCGCCACCTCGCGCAATCTGATCGAGGCTGCGGTCAAGGGCGGGGTGAAGCATTTCATCTTTTCGTCCACCGCCGCCGTTTATGGCATGACCGGGCTCGCCCCGGTGGTGGAAGATACGCCGCTCAACCCCATGTCGCCCTATGGCCGGTCCAAGCTGATGACCGAATGGATGCTGGCCGATGTCGCGGCGGCCCATGACATCACCTATGGCGTCTTGCGCTATTTCAACGTGGCCGGCGCCGACCCAGGCAAGCGCTCGGGCCAGTCGACGCCCGAGGCCACGCATCTGATCAAGGTGGCCTGCCAGACGGCGCTGGGCCAGCGCCAGAAGATGGATATTTTCGGCACCGATTATGAAACCCCGGACGGCACCTGCGTGCGTGATTATATTCACGTGACCGATCTGATTGCCGCCCATGCACTGCTGCTCAAGCATTTGCGCGGCGGGGGTGAGAGCACCACGCTCAATTGCGCCTATGGCAGGGGCTATTCGGTGCGCGAAGTGGTCGACACGGTGCGCAAGGTTTCGGGGGTCGATTTCCGCGCCGATGAGGGGCCACGCCGCGCCGGCGATCCGGCCTCGATCACCGCGACGGGCGAAAAGGTGCGGCAGATGCTGGGCTGGGTGCCCCAGCATGACGACCTGGAAGAAATCGTCGATACCGCATTCAATTGGGAGCGGCACCTGATGACCCGCAACCGATAG